A part of Gossypium hirsutum isolate 1008001.06 chromosome A07, Gossypium_hirsutum_v2.1, whole genome shotgun sequence genomic DNA contains:
- the LOC107898820 gene encoding probable LRR receptor-like serine/threonine-protein kinase At5g37450 isoform X1, protein MWKSMSEEEKAPYEVKSGQRKVEYEKQMKAYNKKQENSANGIGDDHEVDALQAIRRKLKDPRKNLRNWRKGDPCVSNWTGVICTMPQPDGFLHIQELRMLNLNLTGKLAPKLGQLSNLTVLNFMWNHNITGSIPKEIGNIKSLKFLLLSGNQLTGPLADKLGFLPNFLMFQVDLNQITGSLPKSFVNLISCKHFHMNNNSISGQIPSELSSMPALIHFLLDNNNLMGNLPPEFSQMPKLRILQLDNNNFGGTEIPASYGNMSNLVKLSASFPFSIDYQFIQREKGYKYLFLIDRFM, encoded by the exons ATGTGGAAATCCATGTCTGAGGAA GAAAAAGCCCCTTATGAGGTCAAATCTGGACAAAGGAAGGTTGAGTATGAAAAACAAATGAAAGCCTACAACAAAAAACAG GAAAATTCTGCTAATGGCATCGGAGATGATCACGAGG TTGACGCACTGCAAGCTATTCGGCGTAAGCTCAAAGATCCAAGAAAAAATCTAAGGAACTGGAGAAAAGGAGATCCTTGCGTTTCGAACTGGACCGGAGTAATCTGCACCATGCCTCAACCTGATGGCTTTTTGCATATTCAAGAACT GCGGATGCTAAACTTGAATCTTACTGGAAAGCTTGCTCCTAAACTTGGCCAGCTATCTAATTTGACTGTACT GAATTTTATGTGGAATCACAATATTACAGGAAGTATACCTAAGGAGATAGGCAATATAAAATCATTGAAGTTCCT GCTTTTAAGTGGGAATCAGCTTACAGGACCTTTGGCCGACAAGCTCGGTTTTCTTCCTAACTTCTTGATGTTTCAGGTGGATTTGAATCAGATAACAGGTTCACTACCCAAATCTTTTGTCAACCTCATCAGCTGCAAGCACTT TCACATGAACAACAACTCAATCAGTGGGCAGATTCCGTCAGAGCTCAGCAGCATGCCTGCACTTATACATTT TCTGCTGGACAACAATAACTTAATGGGGAATCTACCACCAGAGTTTTCACAGATGCCTAAATTGAGAATACT CCAACTTGATAATAACAATTTTGGTGGAACAGAGATTCCGGCTTCTTATGGCAACATGTCCAACCTAGTGAAATTGTCAGCTTCTTTCCCTTTCTCTATTGACTATCAGTTTATTCAAAGGGAAAAaggatataaatatttatttctgATAGACAGATTCATGTGA
- the LOC107898820 gene encoding probable LRR receptor-like serine/threonine-protein kinase At5g37450 isoform X7 has protein sequence MLTYPPEVDALQAIRRKLKDPRKNLRNWRKGDPCVSNWTGVICTMPQPDGFLHIQELRMLNLNLTGKLAPKLGQLSNLTVLNFMWNHNITGSIPKEIGNIKSLKFLLLSGNQLTGPLADKLGFLPNFLMFQVDLNQITGSLPKSFVNLISCKHFHMNNNSISGQIPSELSSMPALIHFLLDNNNLMGNLPPEFSQMPKLRILQLDNNNFGGTEIPASYGNMSNLVKLNHLNMGIGARK, from the exons ATGCTTACTTATCCACCAGAAG TTGACGCACTGCAAGCTATTCGGCGTAAGCTCAAAGATCCAAGAAAAAATCTAAGGAACTGGAGAAAAGGAGATCCTTGCGTTTCGAACTGGACCGGAGTAATCTGCACCATGCCTCAACCTGATGGCTTTTTGCATATTCAAGAACT GCGGATGCTAAACTTGAATCTTACTGGAAAGCTTGCTCCTAAACTTGGCCAGCTATCTAATTTGACTGTACT GAATTTTATGTGGAATCACAATATTACAGGAAGTATACCTAAGGAGATAGGCAATATAAAATCATTGAAGTTCCT GCTTTTAAGTGGGAATCAGCTTACAGGACCTTTGGCCGACAAGCTCGGTTTTCTTCCTAACTTCTTGATGTTTCAGGTGGATTTGAATCAGATAACAGGTTCACTACCCAAATCTTTTGTCAACCTCATCAGCTGCAAGCACTT TCACATGAACAACAACTCAATCAGTGGGCAGATTCCGTCAGAGCTCAGCAGCATGCCTGCACTTATACATTT TCTGCTGGACAACAATAACTTAATGGGGAATCTACCACCAGAGTTTTCACAGATGCCTAAATTGAGAATACT CCAACTTGATAATAACAATTTTGGTGGAACAGAGATTCCGGCTTCTTATGGCAACATGTCCAACCTAGTGAAATT GAATCATCTAAATATGGGAATTGGAGCAAGGAAGTGA
- the LOC107898820 gene encoding probable LRR receptor-like serine/threonine-protein kinase At5g37450 isoform X6 → MPVLNFPVDALQAIRRKLKDPRKNLRNWRKGDPCVSNWTGVICTMPQPDGFLHIQELRMLNLNLTGKLAPKLGQLSNLTVLNFMWNHNITGSIPKEIGNIKSLKFLLLSGNQLTGPLADKLGFLPNFLMFQVDLNQITGSLPKSFVNLISCKHFHMNNNSISGQIPSELSSMPALIHFLLDNNNLMGNLPPEFSQMPKLRILQLDNNNFGGTEIPASYGNMSNLVKLSASFPFSIDYQFIQREKGYKYLFLIDRFM, encoded by the exons ATGCCTGTGTTGAATTTTCCAGTTGACGCACTGCAAGCTATTCGGCGTAAGCTCAAAGATCCAAGAAAAAATCTAAGGAACTGGAGAAAAGGAGATCCTTGCGTTTCGAACTGGACCGGAGTAATCTGCACCATGCCTCAACCTGATGGCTTTTTGCATATTCAAGAACT GCGGATGCTAAACTTGAATCTTACTGGAAAGCTTGCTCCTAAACTTGGCCAGCTATCTAATTTGACTGTACT GAATTTTATGTGGAATCACAATATTACAGGAAGTATACCTAAGGAGATAGGCAATATAAAATCATTGAAGTTCCT GCTTTTAAGTGGGAATCAGCTTACAGGACCTTTGGCCGACAAGCTCGGTTTTCTTCCTAACTTCTTGATGTTTCAGGTGGATTTGAATCAGATAACAGGTTCACTACCCAAATCTTTTGTCAACCTCATCAGCTGCAAGCACTT TCACATGAACAACAACTCAATCAGTGGGCAGATTCCGTCAGAGCTCAGCAGCATGCCTGCACTTATACATTT TCTGCTGGACAACAATAACTTAATGGGGAATCTACCACCAGAGTTTTCACAGATGCCTAAATTGAGAATACT CCAACTTGATAATAACAATTTTGGTGGAACAGAGATTCCGGCTTCTTATGGCAACATGTCCAACCTAGTGAAATTGTCAGCTTCTTTCCCTTTCTCTATTGACTATCAGTTTATTCAAAGGGAAAAaggatataaatatttatttctgATAGACAGATTCATGTGA
- the LOC107905671 gene encoding uncharacterized protein, whose translation MATPLFDLLKNPVVSWIVVAPPLAFATFIILGSLSIVFTSAALILSTFLFVFCKRKPKLVEISAKEEIQKLVHGTSPQMEHILASKQHHEALEGGSGSYQIHGYLLRSPDVVSEKESTTEDSGEEWPFRDSTDRTPDISNDGSISDEDSLIEISLPEGHYVSRKEEEPAKYIRHQKLTDSKPECIFQQRSLMELLAELNDMNEEDNLIEIDISMGSIKCSSFEIEA comes from the coding sequence ATGGCTACTCCTTTGTTTGATCTCTTAAAGAACCCAGTAGTGTCATGGATTGTTGTTGCTCCACCTCTCGCATTTGCAACATTTATTATCTTGGGGTCCTTATCCATCGTCTTCACATCAGCAGCCTTGATTTTGTCAACCTTTCTGTTCGTATTTTGTAAGAGGAAGCCTAAGTTAGTGGAGATATCAGCCAAAGAAGAGATTCAGAAATTGGTTCATGGAACCTCACCTCAAATGGAACATATTTTGGCATCAAAACAACACCATGAAGCCTTAGAAGGCGGAAGTGGTTCATATCAGATTCATGGCTACTTACTCAGATCACCAGATGTCGTATCTGAAAAAGAGTCCACAACAGAAGATTCTGGAGAGGAGTGGCCGTTTCGAGACAGCACGGATCGAACCCCCGATATCTCCAATGACGGGTCGATATCCGATGAGGATAGCCTCATTGAAATCTCCCTTCCTGAAGGACATTATGTTAGTCGCAAAGAAGAAGAGCCTGCTAAGTATATTAGGCATCAGAAACTGACAGATTCAAAGCCTGAATGCATTTTCCAGCAACGGAGTCTAATGGAGCTATTAGCAGAACTCAATGACATGAATGAAGAAGACAACCTGATTGAGATTGACATCTCCATGGGATCCATCAAATGTTCAAGTTTTGAGATTGAAGCTTAA
- the LOC107898820 gene encoding probable LRR receptor-like serine/threonine-protein kinase At5g37450 isoform X5, with amino-acid sequence MLTYPPEVDALQAIRRKLKDPRKNLRNWRKGDPCVSNWTGVICTMPQPDGFLHIQELRMLNLNLTGKLAPKLGQLSNLTVLNFMWNHNITGSIPKEIGNIKSLKFLLLSGNQLTGPLADKLGFLPNFLMFQVDLNQITGSLPKSFVNLISCKHFHMNNNSISGQIPSELSSMPALIHFLLDNNNLMGNLPPEFSQMPKLRILQLDNNNFGGTEIPASYGNMSNLVKLSASFPFSIDYQFIQREKGYKYLFLIDRFM; translated from the exons ATGCTTACTTATCCACCAGAAG TTGACGCACTGCAAGCTATTCGGCGTAAGCTCAAAGATCCAAGAAAAAATCTAAGGAACTGGAGAAAAGGAGATCCTTGCGTTTCGAACTGGACCGGAGTAATCTGCACCATGCCTCAACCTGATGGCTTTTTGCATATTCAAGAACT GCGGATGCTAAACTTGAATCTTACTGGAAAGCTTGCTCCTAAACTTGGCCAGCTATCTAATTTGACTGTACT GAATTTTATGTGGAATCACAATATTACAGGAAGTATACCTAAGGAGATAGGCAATATAAAATCATTGAAGTTCCT GCTTTTAAGTGGGAATCAGCTTACAGGACCTTTGGCCGACAAGCTCGGTTTTCTTCCTAACTTCTTGATGTTTCAGGTGGATTTGAATCAGATAACAGGTTCACTACCCAAATCTTTTGTCAACCTCATCAGCTGCAAGCACTT TCACATGAACAACAACTCAATCAGTGGGCAGATTCCGTCAGAGCTCAGCAGCATGCCTGCACTTATACATTT TCTGCTGGACAACAATAACTTAATGGGGAATCTACCACCAGAGTTTTCACAGATGCCTAAATTGAGAATACT CCAACTTGATAATAACAATTTTGGTGGAACAGAGATTCCGGCTTCTTATGGCAACATGTCCAACCTAGTGAAATTGTCAGCTTCTTTCCCTTTCTCTATTGACTATCAGTTTATTCAAAGGGAAAAaggatataaatatttatttctgATAGACAGATTCATGTGA
- the LOC107898820 gene encoding probable LRR receptor-like serine/threonine-protein kinase At5g37450 isoform X3 — protein sequence MWKSMSEEEKAPYEVKSGQRKVEYEKQMKAYNKKQENSANGIGDDHEVDALQAIRRKLKDPRKNLRNWRKGDPCVSNWTGVICTMPQPDGFLHIQELRMLNLNLTGKLAPKLGQLSNLTVLNFMWNHNITGSIPKEIGNIKSLKFLLLSGNQLTGPLADKLGFLPNFLMFQVDLNQITGSLPKSFVNLISCKHFHMNNNSISGQIPSELSSMPALIHFLLDNNNLMGNLPPEFSQMPKLRILQLDNNNFGGTEIPASYGNMSNLVKFCQRKKRNHLNMGIGARK from the exons ATGTGGAAATCCATGTCTGAGGAA GAAAAAGCCCCTTATGAGGTCAAATCTGGACAAAGGAAGGTTGAGTATGAAAAACAAATGAAAGCCTACAACAAAAAACAG GAAAATTCTGCTAATGGCATCGGAGATGATCACGAGG TTGACGCACTGCAAGCTATTCGGCGTAAGCTCAAAGATCCAAGAAAAAATCTAAGGAACTGGAGAAAAGGAGATCCTTGCGTTTCGAACTGGACCGGAGTAATCTGCACCATGCCTCAACCTGATGGCTTTTTGCATATTCAAGAACT GCGGATGCTAAACTTGAATCTTACTGGAAAGCTTGCTCCTAAACTTGGCCAGCTATCTAATTTGACTGTACT GAATTTTATGTGGAATCACAATATTACAGGAAGTATACCTAAGGAGATAGGCAATATAAAATCATTGAAGTTCCT GCTTTTAAGTGGGAATCAGCTTACAGGACCTTTGGCCGACAAGCTCGGTTTTCTTCCTAACTTCTTGATGTTTCAGGTGGATTTGAATCAGATAACAGGTTCACTACCCAAATCTTTTGTCAACCTCATCAGCTGCAAGCACTT TCACATGAACAACAACTCAATCAGTGGGCAGATTCCGTCAGAGCTCAGCAGCATGCCTGCACTTATACATTT TCTGCTGGACAACAATAACTTAATGGGGAATCTACCACCAGAGTTTTCACAGATGCCTAAATTGAGAATACT CCAACTTGATAATAACAATTTTGGTGGAACAGAGATTCCGGCTTCTTATGGCAACATGTCCAACCTAGTGAAATT CTGTCAAAGAAAGAAAAG GAATCATCTAAATATGGGAATTGGAGCAAGGAAGTGA
- the LOC107898820 gene encoding probable LRR receptor-like serine/threonine-protein kinase At5g37450 isoform X4, with amino-acid sequence MWKSMSEEEKAPYEVKSGQRKVEYEKQMKAYNKKQENSANGIGDDHEVDALQAIRRKLKDPRKNLRNWRKGDPCVSNWTGVICTMPQPDGFLHIQELRMLNLNLTGKLAPKLGQLSNLTVLNFMWNHNITGSIPKEIGNIKSLKFLLLSGNQLTGPLADKLGFLPNFLMFQVDLNQITGSLPKSFVNLISCKHFHMNNNSISGQIPSELSSMPALIHFLLDNNNLMGNLPPEFSQMPKLRILQLDNNNFGGTEIPASYGNMSNLVKLNHLNMGIGARK; translated from the exons ATGTGGAAATCCATGTCTGAGGAA GAAAAAGCCCCTTATGAGGTCAAATCTGGACAAAGGAAGGTTGAGTATGAAAAACAAATGAAAGCCTACAACAAAAAACAG GAAAATTCTGCTAATGGCATCGGAGATGATCACGAGG TTGACGCACTGCAAGCTATTCGGCGTAAGCTCAAAGATCCAAGAAAAAATCTAAGGAACTGGAGAAAAGGAGATCCTTGCGTTTCGAACTGGACCGGAGTAATCTGCACCATGCCTCAACCTGATGGCTTTTTGCATATTCAAGAACT GCGGATGCTAAACTTGAATCTTACTGGAAAGCTTGCTCCTAAACTTGGCCAGCTATCTAATTTGACTGTACT GAATTTTATGTGGAATCACAATATTACAGGAAGTATACCTAAGGAGATAGGCAATATAAAATCATTGAAGTTCCT GCTTTTAAGTGGGAATCAGCTTACAGGACCTTTGGCCGACAAGCTCGGTTTTCTTCCTAACTTCTTGATGTTTCAGGTGGATTTGAATCAGATAACAGGTTCACTACCCAAATCTTTTGTCAACCTCATCAGCTGCAAGCACTT TCACATGAACAACAACTCAATCAGTGGGCAGATTCCGTCAGAGCTCAGCAGCATGCCTGCACTTATACATTT TCTGCTGGACAACAATAACTTAATGGGGAATCTACCACCAGAGTTTTCACAGATGCCTAAATTGAGAATACT CCAACTTGATAATAACAATTTTGGTGGAACAGAGATTCCGGCTTCTTATGGCAACATGTCCAACCTAGTGAAATT GAATCATCTAAATATGGGAATTGGAGCAAGGAAGTGA
- the LOC107898820 gene encoding probable LRR receptor-like serine/threonine-protein kinase At5g37450 isoform X2, with translation MWKSMSEEEKAPYEVKSGQRKVEYEKQMKAYNKKQENSANGIGDDHEAIRRKLKDPRKNLRNWRKGDPCVSNWTGVICTMPQPDGFLHIQELRMLNLNLTGKLAPKLGQLSNLTVLNFMWNHNITGSIPKEIGNIKSLKFLLLSGNQLTGPLADKLGFLPNFLMFQVDLNQITGSLPKSFVNLISCKHFHMNNNSISGQIPSELSSMPALIHFLLDNNNLMGNLPPEFSQMPKLRILQLDNNNFGGTEIPASYGNMSNLVKLSASFPFSIDYQFIQREKGYKYLFLIDRFM, from the exons ATGTGGAAATCCATGTCTGAGGAA GAAAAAGCCCCTTATGAGGTCAAATCTGGACAAAGGAAGGTTGAGTATGAAAAACAAATGAAAGCCTACAACAAAAAACAG GAAAATTCTGCTAATGGCATCGGAGATGATCACGAGG CTATTCGGCGTAAGCTCAAAGATCCAAGAAAAAATCTAAGGAACTGGAGAAAAGGAGATCCTTGCGTTTCGAACTGGACCGGAGTAATCTGCACCATGCCTCAACCTGATGGCTTTTTGCATATTCAAGAACT GCGGATGCTAAACTTGAATCTTACTGGAAAGCTTGCTCCTAAACTTGGCCAGCTATCTAATTTGACTGTACT GAATTTTATGTGGAATCACAATATTACAGGAAGTATACCTAAGGAGATAGGCAATATAAAATCATTGAAGTTCCT GCTTTTAAGTGGGAATCAGCTTACAGGACCTTTGGCCGACAAGCTCGGTTTTCTTCCTAACTTCTTGATGTTTCAGGTGGATTTGAATCAGATAACAGGTTCACTACCCAAATCTTTTGTCAACCTCATCAGCTGCAAGCACTT TCACATGAACAACAACTCAATCAGTGGGCAGATTCCGTCAGAGCTCAGCAGCATGCCTGCACTTATACATTT TCTGCTGGACAACAATAACTTAATGGGGAATCTACCACCAGAGTTTTCACAGATGCCTAAATTGAGAATACT CCAACTTGATAATAACAATTTTGGTGGAACAGAGATTCCGGCTTCTTATGGCAACATGTCCAACCTAGTGAAATTGTCAGCTTCTTTCCCTTTCTCTATTGACTATCAGTTTATTCAAAGGGAAAAaggatataaatatttatttctgATAGACAGATTCATGTGA